Genomic DNA from Methanomassiliicoccales archaeon:
CATGATCACCTATATGGCAGAGAGGGGTCTGAGGATTGCTGAGGTCCCTATAAATGCCGATTACGAGGTCCCCAATGGACATAAAAAGAAGCCTTTGCCCCATGGCATGGGCGTGCTGAATGCGGCCGTGGGGTTAATAGGATATCGTCGTCCTCTCCTCCTCTTCGGAGTGCCAGGCTTCTTCATGGCCCTGATGGGCATGATATTTGGGCTGCTGGCTATGAATGGGGTATTCGTCTTCGGATGGGGTTGGTTGTTCCAATCAGTAGGCGCAATGATGTTCGTCATAGTTGGCTTGATGCTGATGATCGCGGGTCTGACCCTCAATTCCCTAGTGGCCTTGATGCGCTCCTGCCGCAACAAGATCTGAAGAGCCCTTGGCGCTGTCTATCGAGCTCCCTGCGAAATCCTAATACGCTCCTCCGCTATCATTAGGCTCGTATGTGGAGCTCACTCTCGAAGTACTTCGGACGATTCCCTTCGCAAGCCAAGGTGGCCAGGATGCTGCTGGAGCTCGGCTTGCGCGTGAGCAACGGCAGCGTATATTGCGGGGACATCGAGCTCTCGGACTCCGCCATCGGCAGGGCGGCGGGAGTGGACAGGCGGATCGTGCGCTCCACGGTGGAGACCATTGAATCTAATCCTGAGCTCATTTCAGTCTTCGGCAAGCTGCGCTCCACCGCCATGCTCAAGGACGTGGCGCCGGTCATGGGCTGGTCCGCTATAGAGATAATACCCGTGAATGCGCAGATAGTGGGCATAGTGGCCGACGTCACAGGCGTCATCGCCAAGGCGGGCATAAGCATCCGCCAGACCATAGTCTCCGACCCAGAGCTGAGCACCGAGCCCAGGCTGTACGTCA
This window encodes:
- a CDS encoding regulator of amino acid metabolism, contains ACT domain protein; this translates as MWSSLSKYFGRFPSQAKVARMLLELGLRVSNGSVYCGDIELSDSAIGRAAGVDRRIVRSTVETIESNPELISVFGKLRSTAMLKDVAPVMGWSAIEIIPVNAQIVGIVADVTGVIAKAGISIRQTIVSDPELSTEPRLYVITEAPVPPEIIPDIKACRGVKSILIH